A stretch of Labrus mixtus chromosome 7, fLabMix1.1, whole genome shotgun sequence DNA encodes these proteins:
- the sfi1 gene encoding protein SFI1 homolog isoform X1, whose protein sequence is MQTNTRKLHSVQPRPGGPSKQVCKVPTRRVPYRVGYSWNRGGRLKELRIRHLARKFLKIWIHRTFGRVLPHKAKSHYNSVVLRRAFEGWKDEWWTSRREWTLIMRAECHYRYYLYNLVFHHWRIFVSLQRTEKSKLQNAQLFADRQRMRLVLHRLEVYTGMKRIKKKMLDSALELNRLTTLHSAWRLWQVRLQQHEDLYALEDRALKQRELTIQRRAWLQWKDIHTTALCQKEKESKAALHFMLSLKRKSLYRWKCYISIIQTKKESQAVIRRACRLRLLMMSWSRWKSALHLKKSEEDRLQAAGRLAIQITQRSALRRWRAYVVLCREKAEKDRIACQHHKHYLLLAGFQGLGLNVIRNKTHRLNNNMAVQQYHQTLTITYWKQWQDRLEEAEDKSYQPLAEMALTKHSKSLVSSCFQRWREKLADQRRMQELEHCADIWFAERMLPRCFNSWVEFTRQRRLDKQRRHKAQVFNQQRQYTWVFYSWWGRSEQHKEQMLSERMAILQEERSLLLRAWRYWRKRTEQRLIEEGKQETSEHLYRHTLLHKTMTEWKINSTGIRDRRNLEQQACLQGDLRCMRWAVEKWKKFVHSQRVKKSRLQQMQRHHEVKLLENTYVAWKKYTLQMSQLCGHAEELYHQQNENFCRKVLCVWRENTVLMAEVRLMEHRAQNHFEHLLQLKVFLAWRKATACAVSKRLQQREAVSRAQRSLNEVRLLRSLRQWRKQTRAARRERICMEKARRHHESKLLSKAMKAWNKHHCQWLQNKVMKRQGVLLLRLKMYLTYFEQWRVKLRHRHREAQQTERALWHWSLSLQAKMLCGWRLWVTEQRRKQEQVATAAKVYRDQLLREGVTCILTYASHMNDLTTGLMQPCQDHRSKHLQRVVKRCALRWKQRALSKPQRGKQVRDQLPKKSVTFWLPGSKSVSLTHSVEQEAEEGELRKLLLSRTHRRQPRRCEDLFTSPVKTNHQKHSVAVSKPSQLSPEEQSLTASSCLHHAKVPVTSTHQSISISNVPTSITQVSTKNCSQANQDVLLPPSAFMTTGTDNTFGKTNSAGVVPTFYKLSSVLPAVSGESLEEASKDSTAALTRELLSIKLDMNTYQQDRKQLRAWQKLTEVLRSWLQTSGKDEQMEKTAVCEELKELEERIYSLSTDLGKRKPTMQLHAQRIQHLQTVLQASGVPLLYQKAEDVLRLQHDGE, encoded by the exons ATGCAAACTAACACCAGAAAGCTTCATTCAGTTCAACCTCGACCTGGTGGTCCATCAAAACAAGTCTGTAAAGTTCCCACCAGAAGGGTTCCTTATAGAGTAGGATACAGCTGGAACAGAGGAGGAAGGCTCAAGGAACTCAGGATAAG GCACTTGGCAAGGAAGTTCCTGAAGATTTGGATTCACAGAACCTTTGGCCGTGTTCTTCCTCATAAAGCAAA GTCCCACTATAACAGCGTGGTCTTGAGACGAGCCTTCGAAGGATGGAAAGATGAGTGGTGGACGTCCAGGAGGGAGTGGACTCTTATCATGCGAGCAGAGTGTCACTATAG GTATTATCTGTATAACTTGGTGTTCCATCATTGGCGGATATTTGTGTCActgcagaggacagagaagagCAAACTCCAAAATGCTCAATTATTTG cTGACAGGCAGCGGATGCGTCTGGTTTTGCACAGATTGGAGGTCTACACGGGCATGAAACGCATAAAGAAGAAGATGCTTGACTCTGCCCTTGAGCTGAACAGACTCACAACTCTGCA TTCAGCCTGGAGATTGTGGCAGGTTAGGCTACAGCAGCATGAAGACCTGTATGCTTTAGAGGACCGAGCCTTAAAACAGAGGGAGCTAACCATACAGCGCAGG gCCTGGCTTCAGTGGAAAGATATCCACACAACAGCTCTTTGTCAGAAAGAAAAGGAATCAAAAGCTGCACTGCACTTCATGCTCAGCCTGAAAAGAAAATCGCTGTATCGCTGGAAATGTTACATCTCTATTATCCAAACTAAGAAAGAGTCACaag cTGTGATTCGACGTGCTTGCCGTCTTCGTCTGTTAATGATGTCTTGGAGCAGATGGAAAAGCGCGCTGCATCTCAAAAAGAGCGAGGAGGACAGGCTGCAAGCTGCAGGGCGGTTGGCCATACAGATCACCCAGCGCAGTGCACTGAGGCGCTGGAGAGCTT ATGTGGTGCTGTGCAGAGAAAAGGCTGAAAAAGACAGGATtgcatgtcaacatcacaagcATTATCTTCTG ctggCTGGTTTTCAGGGACTTGGTCTTAATGTCATCAGGAACAAAACACATCGACTGAACAACAACATGGCTGTCCAACAATATCATCAAACT TTGACAATAACATACTGGAAGCAGTGGCAGGACCGCCTGGAGGAGGCTGAAGACAAAAGTTATCAACCCCTTGCAGAAATGGCACTGACTAAACAcag CAAATCTCTTGTGAGCAGCTGTTTTCAGCGCTGGAGAGAAAAACTTGCTGATCAGAGACGCATGCAG gaaTTGGAGCATTGTGCAGACATTTGGTTCGCTGAACGCATGTTGCCTCGATGTTTCAACTCGTGGGTTGAGTTTACTCGGCAGAGAAGACTCGATAAACAGAGACGACACAAGGCACAAGTCTTTAATCA GCAGCGTCAGTACACATGGGTGTTCTACTCCTGGTGGGGACGATCAGAGCAGCACAAGGAGCAGATGCTTTCTGAGCGGATG GCAATCCTACAGGAGGAGCGGAGCCTGCTGCTGAGAGCCTGGAGATACTGGAGGAAGCGTACAGAGCAGCGGCTCATTGAGGAGGGGAAACAGGAAACTTCAGAGCatctctacagacacacactgcttcACAAGACGATGACAGAGTGGAAGATCAACAGCACAGGGATACGGGACAG GCGAAATCTGGAACAGCAGGCTTGTCTTCAAGGTGACCTGCGCTGCATGAGGTGGGCTgtggaaaaatggaaaaag tttgttcATAGCCAGCGGGTGAAAAAAAGCAGACTGCAGCAGATGCAGCGTCACCATGAAGTGAAACTCCTCGAAAACACATATGTGGCTTGGAAG aagtaCACCCTACAGATGTCTCAGCTCTGTGGTCATGCAGAGGAACTATACcatcaacaaaatgaaaacttttgCAG GAAGgttctgtgtgtttggagggaGAACACTGTGTTGATGGCAGAGGTCAGGCTCATGGAGCACAGAGCACAGAATCACTTTGAACATCTCCTTCAGCTAAAG GTGTTTCTTGCCTGGAGAAAAGCTACAGCATGTGCAGTTTCAAAGCGTCTCCAGCAGAGGGAGGCAGTTAGCCGGGCTCAGAGGTCTTTAAACGAAG TGCGACTGCTGCGGTCTCTCAGACAGTGGAGGAAGCAGACTAGGGCGGCTCGGAGGGAGAGGATCTGTATGGAAAAAGCCAGGCGGCACCATGAGTCCAAACTTCTCTCTAAAGCTATGAAAGCATGGAATAAGCATCACTGCCAGTGGCTTCAAAATAAG GTTATGAAACGACAGGGGGTTTTGTTGCTGAGGTTGAAGATGTACCTGACATACTTTGAACAGTGGAGAGTGAAG CTGcgtcacagacacagagaagcaCAGCAGACTGAGCGAGCGCTCTGGCACtggtccctctctctccaggcCAAG ATGTTGTGTGGATGGAGGCTATGGGTCACAGAGCAGCGCAGGAAACAAGAGCAGGTGGCCACAGCTGCCAAGGTCTACAGAGACCAGCTGCTGAGAGAGGGTGTGACATGCATCCTCACATATGCTTCTCATATGAACGATCTCACAACAGGCCTCATGCAACCATGCCAAGATCAT AGGTCGAAACATCTCCAGAGAGTGGTGAAGCGTTGTGCTCTGAGGTGGAAGCAGCGAGCTCTGAGTAAACCACAGAGGGGAAAAcaggtcagagatcagctgCCTAAAAAGAGTGTTACCTTCTGGTTGCCTGGGTCAAAGAGTGTTTCCCTGACTCACTCAGTGGAGCAGGAAGCTGAGGAAGGAGAGCTGAGAAAGCT tcttCTCAGCCGTACACACCGACGTCAGCCCCGTCGCTGCGAAGACCTGTTCACATCTCCAGTGAAGACAAA CCATCAGAAGCATTCTGTTGCAGTTTCAAAACCCTCACAGCTCAGTCCAGAGGAGCAGAGTCTGACAGCGTCGTCCTGCCTACATCATGCCAAAGTCCCAGTCACCTCCACACATCAGAGCATCAGCATATCTAATGTGCCAACCTCTATAACACAGGTTTCAACTAAGAACTGTTCTCAGGCAAACCAAGACGTTCTTTTACCCCCCTCTGCTTTCATGACCACTGGGACCGACAACACG tttgggaAAACAAATAGTGCAGGTGTTGTCCCTACGTTTTATAAACTCTCATCAGTTTTACCAG CAGTCAGTGGAGAAAGTCTCGAAGAGGCATCTAAAGATTCAACTGCAGCTCTGACCAGAGAACTCCTCAGCATCAAGCTGGACATGAATACATACCAACAGGACAGGAAGCAGCTCAG GGCTTGGCAAAAACTGACAGAGGTGTTACGAAGTTGGCTGCAGACCAGTGGAAAGGACGAACAAATGGAAAAGACTGCTGTTTGTGAAGAGCTGAAGGAA TTGGAGGAGCGCATCTACAGTCTCTCCACTGACTTGGGAAAACGGAAACCAACGATGCAGCTTCATGCACAGAGGATCCAACATTTACAGACTGTCCTTCAGGCTTCAGGAGTTCCTCTTCTCTACCAGAAAGCAGAGGACGTACTGCGTTTACAGCATGACGGGGAATAG
- the sxph gene encoding saxiphilin-like: MRGFIAIFLFSTFVCCVRAKKTRWCTVSDPEHRKCAELAKALVAVLPPAAVAAFARLSCIRASSTTDCIDKIRANRADIVTLDAGEVYSAVKQFGLVAIAKEIYSEGGCILSVAVVTNSSLDIRFLQGHRSCHSGVRWTAGWSLPLGFLLSRNYLSWSKEQPLSQDVSTFFSGSCIPGAAAVAPALCALCQGQKSYIRQKNYHCETSHSEPFYNSQGALRCLRSGAGDVAFVDHLALESVEGSERDQFRLLCTDGTQAPLSQYRTCHLGRGPGAGMVTRFNFRKIARKFLTTVQMLFGLRGRERQRFQLFNSSAFGENDLLFKDVTDKLAILPDDMDVSQVLGLDYVALLKGLGHEGSSLEDSVVRWCCISHAEQMKCEQWALNIKSDPLVCVRAVSMRDCIEKIKRDEVDAVSLDATHTFIAGRCGLVPVVTEYYEKDRKCVLAEGSTHLETDVLPLVVAVAVAKRSSKNVFIGNLGGRRSCHGHMYSPAGWLLPYRHTLSLEHNSSSPCDPNQVYNDVFWKGCLPGSQGNLCKVCMGGTGEAATRRCADNHNERYYGNVGALRCLVGDPSGKSYGDVAFLEQHNLHDNILSLSSTGWAEGWTSSDFELLCGDGRRAPLSEWESCNLGVVPPNTVMTRPVLTARVYDFLMKSQETLTANPTTEFKLFESQQYGESDLLFKDATQCLVHTSHMTSQSILGDEFYSHVESVFNCTRSDILEFCDQDVCSIF; this comes from the exons ATGCGAGGATTTATTgccatttttctcttttccacATTTGTCTGCTGCGTCAGGG CTAAGAAGACGCGATGGTGCACAGTGTCTGATCCTGAGCACAGGAAGTGTGCAGAGCTTGCCAAAGCTCTGGTGGCAGTGCTGCCGCCCGCCGCCGTGGCTGCTTTTGCCAGACTCTCCTGCATCCGAGCGTCCAGCACAACAGACTGCATCGATAAGATCAGG gctAACCGTGCTGATATAGTGACGTTAGATGCAGGAGAAGTTTACTCCGCTGTGAAGCAGTTTGGGCTTGTTGCCATAGCAAAGGAGATATACAGTGAAG GAGGCTGTATTCTGTCTGTTGCTGTGGTGACAAACAGCAGTCTGGACATTCGCTTCCTTCAGGGCCACAGGAGCTGTCACAGCGGGGTTCGATGGACTGCTGGATGGAGTCTTCCTCTTGGCTTCCTGCTGTCCCGAAACTACCTGAGCTGGTCAAAGGAGCAGCCGCTCAGTCAGG ACGTCAGTACCTTTTTCAGTGGCAGCTGTATTCCTGGAGCTGCAGCCGTTGCTCCTGCTCTTTGCGCTCTGTGCCAAGGCCAGAAGTCCTACATCCGCCAGAAGAACTATCATTGTGAAACATCCCACAGTGAGCCCTTCTACAACAGCCAAGGAGCCCTCAG ATGCCTGAGGAGCGGGGCAGGAGATGTTGCCTTTGTGGACCACTTAGCTCTTGAAAGCGTTGAAG GCAGCGAGAGAGACCAGTTCAGGTTACTGTGCACGGACGGCACTCAGGCTCCTCTCAGCCAATACAGAACCTGTCATCTGGGTCGAGGTCCAGGAGCCGGCATGGTCACAAGATTTAACTTCCGGAAGATCGCTCGCAAATTTCTAACGACAGTGCAG ATGCTGTTTGGCCTACGAGGAAGGGAGAGGCAGCGCTTCCAACTCTTCAACTCATCTGCTTTTGGAGAAAACGACCTTCTCTTTAAAGATGTGACGGATAAACTTGCTATACTGCCAGACGACATGGACGTCAGTCAGGTGCTGGGGCTGGATTATGTGGCTCTCCTCAAAGGTCTCGGACATGAAG GAAGCTCCCTTGAGGACAGCGTTGTGCGATGGTGTTGTATCAGCCATGCAGAGCAGATGAAATGTGAGCAGTGGGCTCTCAATATAAAGTCTGACCCCCTGGTGTGTGTCAGAGCTGTCTCAATGCGCGACTGCATTGAGAAAATTAAG AGGGACGAGGTAGACGCTGTCTCTCTGGATGCCACTCACACTTTCATCGCAGGGAGATGTGGTTTGGTCCCTGTGGTCACAGAATATTATG agaaggacagaaaatgtgtgcttgcTGAAGGATCGACCCATTTAGAGACAGATG tGCTGCCCTTAGTGGTGGCTGTAGCAGTGGCAAAACGTTCCAGCAAGAACGTCTTTATTGGAAACCTGGGAGGGCGTCGCTCCTGTCACGGTCACATGTACAGCCCGGCAGGTTGGCTGCtgccatacagacacacactgagcctgGAGCACAACAGCAGCTCCCCCTGTGATCCAAACCAAG TTTACAACGACGTGTTCTGGAAAGGCTGTCTTCCCGGTTCTCAGGGCAATCTGTGTAAAGTGTGTATGGGAGGTACGGGGGAGGCAGCCACCAGACGGTGTGCCGACAATCACAATGAGCGTTACTACGGCAACGTGGGGGCGTTAAG GTGTCTGGTTGGAGATCCCAGTGGTAAAAGCTACGGTGATGTGGCCTTCCTTGAGCAGCACAACCTTCATGACAACATCCTCA GTTTGAGCTCCACTGGTTGGGCAGAGGGCTGGACGTCATCAGACTTTGAGCTGCTCTGTGGTGATGGGCGTCGGGCACCACTGTCAGAGTGGGAGAGCTGTAACCTTGGAGTTGTCCCTCCAAACACCGTCATGACGCGACCTGTGTTAACAGCGAGAGTGTATGACTTCCTGATGAAATCACAG GAAACTTTGACAGCTAACCCAACCACTGAGTTTAAGCTCTTTGAGTCTCAGCAGTACGGAGAAAGTGATCTGCTGTTTAAAGATGCAACTCAGTGTTTGGTTCACACGAGTCACATGACCTCCCAATCCATCCTCGGAGACGAGTTCTATAGTCACGTAGAAAGTGTCTTTAACTGCACACGCTCTG ATATCCTGGAGTTTTGTGACCAGGATGTGTGCAGCATTTTCTAA
- the sfi1 gene encoding protein SFI1 homolog isoform X2: protein MQTNTRKLHSVQPRPGGPSKQVCKVPTRRVPYRVGYSWNRGGRLKELRIRHLARKFLKIWIHRTFGRVLPHKAKSHYNSVVLRRAFEGWKDEWWTSRREWTLIMRAECHYRYYLYNLVFHHWRIFVSLQRTEKSKLQNAQLFADRQRMRLVLHRLEVYTGMKRIKKKMLDSALELNRLTTLHSAWRLWQVRLQQHEDLYALEDRALKQRELTIQRRAWLQWKDIHTTALCQKEKESKAALHFMLSLKRKSLYRWKCYISIIQTKKESQAVIRRACRLRLLMMSWSRWKSALHLKKSEEDRLQAAGRLAIQITQRSALRRWRAYVVLCREKAEKDRIACQHHKHYLLLAGFQGLGLNVIRNKTHRLNNNMAVQQYHQTLTITYWKQWQDRLEEAEDKSYQPLAEMALTKHSKSLVSSCFQRWREKLADQRRMQELEHCADIWFAERMLPRCFNSWVEFTRQRRLDKQRRHKAQVFNQQRQYTWVFYSWWGRSEQHKEQMLSERMAILQEERSLLLRAWRYWRKRTEQRLIEEGKQETSEHLYRHTLLHKTMTEWKINSTGIRDRRNLEQQACLQGDLRCMRWAVEKWKKFVHSQRVKKSRLQQMQRHHEVKLLENTYVAWKKYTLQMSQLCGHAEELYHQQNENFCRKVLCVWRENTVLMAEVRLMEHRAQNHFEHLLQLKVFLAWRKATACAVSKRLQQREAVSRAQRSLNEVRLLRSLRQWRKQTRAARRERICMEKARRHHESKLLSKAMKAWNKHHCQWLQNKVMKRQGVLLLRLKMYLTYFEQWRVKLRHRHREAQQTERALWHWSLSLQAKMLCGWRLWVTEQRRKQEQVATAAKVYRDQLLREGVTCILTYASHMNDLTTGLMQPCQDHRSKHLQRVVKRCALRWKQRALSKPQRGKQVRDQLPKKSVTFWLPGSKSVSLTHSVEQEAEEGELRKLLLSRTHRRQPRRCEDLFTSPVKTNHQKHSVAVSKPSQLSPEEQSLTASSCLHHAKVPVTSTHQSISISNVPTSITQVSTKNCSQANQDVLLPPSAFMTTGTDNTFGKTNSAGVVPTFYKLSSVLPVSGESLEEASKDSTAALTRELLSIKLDMNTYQQDRKQLRAWQKLTEVLRSWLQTSGKDEQMEKTAVCEELKELEERIYSLSTDLGKRKPTMQLHAQRIQHLQTVLQASGVPLLYQKAEDVLRLQHDGE, encoded by the exons ATGCAAACTAACACCAGAAAGCTTCATTCAGTTCAACCTCGACCTGGTGGTCCATCAAAACAAGTCTGTAAAGTTCCCACCAGAAGGGTTCCTTATAGAGTAGGATACAGCTGGAACAGAGGAGGAAGGCTCAAGGAACTCAGGATAAG GCACTTGGCAAGGAAGTTCCTGAAGATTTGGATTCACAGAACCTTTGGCCGTGTTCTTCCTCATAAAGCAAA GTCCCACTATAACAGCGTGGTCTTGAGACGAGCCTTCGAAGGATGGAAAGATGAGTGGTGGACGTCCAGGAGGGAGTGGACTCTTATCATGCGAGCAGAGTGTCACTATAG GTATTATCTGTATAACTTGGTGTTCCATCATTGGCGGATATTTGTGTCActgcagaggacagagaagagCAAACTCCAAAATGCTCAATTATTTG cTGACAGGCAGCGGATGCGTCTGGTTTTGCACAGATTGGAGGTCTACACGGGCATGAAACGCATAAAGAAGAAGATGCTTGACTCTGCCCTTGAGCTGAACAGACTCACAACTCTGCA TTCAGCCTGGAGATTGTGGCAGGTTAGGCTACAGCAGCATGAAGACCTGTATGCTTTAGAGGACCGAGCCTTAAAACAGAGGGAGCTAACCATACAGCGCAGG gCCTGGCTTCAGTGGAAAGATATCCACACAACAGCTCTTTGTCAGAAAGAAAAGGAATCAAAAGCTGCACTGCACTTCATGCTCAGCCTGAAAAGAAAATCGCTGTATCGCTGGAAATGTTACATCTCTATTATCCAAACTAAGAAAGAGTCACaag cTGTGATTCGACGTGCTTGCCGTCTTCGTCTGTTAATGATGTCTTGGAGCAGATGGAAAAGCGCGCTGCATCTCAAAAAGAGCGAGGAGGACAGGCTGCAAGCTGCAGGGCGGTTGGCCATACAGATCACCCAGCGCAGTGCACTGAGGCGCTGGAGAGCTT ATGTGGTGCTGTGCAGAGAAAAGGCTGAAAAAGACAGGATtgcatgtcaacatcacaagcATTATCTTCTG ctggCTGGTTTTCAGGGACTTGGTCTTAATGTCATCAGGAACAAAACACATCGACTGAACAACAACATGGCTGTCCAACAATATCATCAAACT TTGACAATAACATACTGGAAGCAGTGGCAGGACCGCCTGGAGGAGGCTGAAGACAAAAGTTATCAACCCCTTGCAGAAATGGCACTGACTAAACAcag CAAATCTCTTGTGAGCAGCTGTTTTCAGCGCTGGAGAGAAAAACTTGCTGATCAGAGACGCATGCAG gaaTTGGAGCATTGTGCAGACATTTGGTTCGCTGAACGCATGTTGCCTCGATGTTTCAACTCGTGGGTTGAGTTTACTCGGCAGAGAAGACTCGATAAACAGAGACGACACAAGGCACAAGTCTTTAATCA GCAGCGTCAGTACACATGGGTGTTCTACTCCTGGTGGGGACGATCAGAGCAGCACAAGGAGCAGATGCTTTCTGAGCGGATG GCAATCCTACAGGAGGAGCGGAGCCTGCTGCTGAGAGCCTGGAGATACTGGAGGAAGCGTACAGAGCAGCGGCTCATTGAGGAGGGGAAACAGGAAACTTCAGAGCatctctacagacacacactgcttcACAAGACGATGACAGAGTGGAAGATCAACAGCACAGGGATACGGGACAG GCGAAATCTGGAACAGCAGGCTTGTCTTCAAGGTGACCTGCGCTGCATGAGGTGGGCTgtggaaaaatggaaaaag tttgttcATAGCCAGCGGGTGAAAAAAAGCAGACTGCAGCAGATGCAGCGTCACCATGAAGTGAAACTCCTCGAAAACACATATGTGGCTTGGAAG aagtaCACCCTACAGATGTCTCAGCTCTGTGGTCATGCAGAGGAACTATACcatcaacaaaatgaaaacttttgCAG GAAGgttctgtgtgtttggagggaGAACACTGTGTTGATGGCAGAGGTCAGGCTCATGGAGCACAGAGCACAGAATCACTTTGAACATCTCCTTCAGCTAAAG GTGTTTCTTGCCTGGAGAAAAGCTACAGCATGTGCAGTTTCAAAGCGTCTCCAGCAGAGGGAGGCAGTTAGCCGGGCTCAGAGGTCTTTAAACGAAG TGCGACTGCTGCGGTCTCTCAGACAGTGGAGGAAGCAGACTAGGGCGGCTCGGAGGGAGAGGATCTGTATGGAAAAAGCCAGGCGGCACCATGAGTCCAAACTTCTCTCTAAAGCTATGAAAGCATGGAATAAGCATCACTGCCAGTGGCTTCAAAATAAG GTTATGAAACGACAGGGGGTTTTGTTGCTGAGGTTGAAGATGTACCTGACATACTTTGAACAGTGGAGAGTGAAG CTGcgtcacagacacagagaagcaCAGCAGACTGAGCGAGCGCTCTGGCACtggtccctctctctccaggcCAAG ATGTTGTGTGGATGGAGGCTATGGGTCACAGAGCAGCGCAGGAAACAAGAGCAGGTGGCCACAGCTGCCAAGGTCTACAGAGACCAGCTGCTGAGAGAGGGTGTGACATGCATCCTCACATATGCTTCTCATATGAACGATCTCACAACAGGCCTCATGCAACCATGCCAAGATCAT AGGTCGAAACATCTCCAGAGAGTGGTGAAGCGTTGTGCTCTGAGGTGGAAGCAGCGAGCTCTGAGTAAACCACAGAGGGGAAAAcaggtcagagatcagctgCCTAAAAAGAGTGTTACCTTCTGGTTGCCTGGGTCAAAGAGTGTTTCCCTGACTCACTCAGTGGAGCAGGAAGCTGAGGAAGGAGAGCTGAGAAAGCT tcttCTCAGCCGTACACACCGACGTCAGCCCCGTCGCTGCGAAGACCTGTTCACATCTCCAGTGAAGACAAA CCATCAGAAGCATTCTGTTGCAGTTTCAAAACCCTCACAGCTCAGTCCAGAGGAGCAGAGTCTGACAGCGTCGTCCTGCCTACATCATGCCAAAGTCCCAGTCACCTCCACACATCAGAGCATCAGCATATCTAATGTGCCAACCTCTATAACACAGGTTTCAACTAAGAACTGTTCTCAGGCAAACCAAGACGTTCTTTTACCCCCCTCTGCTTTCATGACCACTGGGACCGACAACACG tttgggaAAACAAATAGTGCAGGTGTTGTCCCTACGTTTTATAAACTCTCATCAGTTTTACCAG TCAGTGGAGAAAGTCTCGAAGAGGCATCTAAAGATTCAACTGCAGCTCTGACCAGAGAACTCCTCAGCATCAAGCTGGACATGAATACATACCAACAGGACAGGAAGCAGCTCAG GGCTTGGCAAAAACTGACAGAGGTGTTACGAAGTTGGCTGCAGACCAGTGGAAAGGACGAACAAATGGAAAAGACTGCTGTTTGTGAAGAGCTGAAGGAA TTGGAGGAGCGCATCTACAGTCTCTCCACTGACTTGGGAAAACGGAAACCAACGATGCAGCTTCATGCACAGAGGATCCAACATTTACAGACTGTCCTTCAGGCTTCAGGAGTTCCTCTTCTCTACCAGAAAGCAGAGGACGTACTGCGTTTACAGCATGACGGGGAATAG